In Bacillus kexueae, a genomic segment contains:
- a CDS encoding GrpB family protein, with the protein MRTVEIVPYQKKWKSMFKEERKKLKDVFKDEAIDIHHIGSTAIEHLDAKPIIDLLIVVRDITKVDAYNNEMASLGYGAYGENGIRNRRFFAKGGDKRTHHVHIFENGDSEIGRHLAFRDYLRTHPEKAKEYGQLKRSLSNLYRFNPAEYTKGKSAFIQSIDEKARSFYQEKG; encoded by the coding sequence ATGCGTACCGTGGAAATTGTCCCCTACCAAAAAAAGTGGAAAAGTATGTTTAAAGAAGAGCGCAAGAAGCTGAAGGACGTTTTTAAGGATGAAGCTATAGACATTCACCATATTGGTTCAACAGCCATTGAACATTTAGACGCAAAACCTATCATTGACCTCCTCATTGTCGTAAGAGATATTACGAAAGTTGATGCGTACAACAATGAAATGGCATCGCTCGGATATGGAGCCTACGGTGAAAATGGTATTCGAAATCGACGTTTTTTTGCTAAAGGTGGGGACAAAAGAACCCACCATGTGCATATATTTGAAAATGGTGATTCTGAAATAGGGCGTCATCTAGCTTTTCGCGATTATTTACGTACTCATCCTGAAAAAGCAAAAGAATATGGCCAGTTAAAACGATCACTCTCAAACTTGTACCGTTTTAATCCGGCCGAATATACAAAAGGTAAAAGTGCTTTCATTCAATCGATTGATGAAAAGGCGAGGAGCTTCTATCAAGAGAAGGGGTGA
- a CDS encoding DUF418 domain-containing protein, translating into MEKLQPIKETERLELIDIIRGIAIFGILLVNMAHFSYPDMYIMYLSDNNFIKESWHVLDHITRWLLDVFVQGKFITMFSFLFGFGMVMMMERAQRKELAFVPLFTKRLIALLVFGIIHAFFIWDGDILMDYAVLGFILLLFRHCKPKTLIIWALSLFALYSLILSAIGVLSMTFSNEEVFGEEFILSMEREALQAYDMYQNGTVMEVFAQRIHDRLYYMDASGMWPFNPLMYLLFMIPYFSMFLLGAAFHKLRIFQNRSKHRSLMKRVLVISLIIGLPINLLSAYEPSFVTVGGPFLMLVYVMSIALLVDHQAWKLMLKPFASVGRTAFSNYIFQSIICTTLFYSYGFGLYGKVNPFLGIWISILIFILQVVLSKLWLRNYRMGPLEWVWRTVTYGEVQPLKRVEKMN; encoded by the coding sequence GTGGAAAAACTGCAACCCATCAAGGAGACTGAACGACTTGAACTGATTGATATCATTCGTGGGATAGCCATATTCGGGATTTTACTTGTCAATATGGCACACTTTTCGTACCCAGATATGTATATCATGTACTTAAGTGATAACAATTTTATTAAAGAAAGCTGGCATGTACTCGATCATATAACCCGATGGTTGTTAGATGTGTTCGTGCAAGGGAAATTTATTACGATGTTTTCTTTTTTATTTGGCTTTGGGATGGTCATGATGATGGAACGAGCACAACGTAAAGAATTAGCATTTGTACCGCTTTTTACGAAAAGATTAATAGCGCTTTTGGTATTTGGTATCATACATGCTTTTTTTATTTGGGATGGCGATATATTAATGGACTATGCGGTACTCGGCTTCATTTTATTATTGTTTCGTCATTGCAAGCCAAAAACTTTAATCATTTGGGCCCTTTCGCTTTTTGCGCTTTATTCACTCATCCTTTCAGCAATCGGTGTATTGTCTATGACGTTTTCGAATGAAGAGGTGTTTGGAGAGGAATTTATCCTTTCGATGGAAAGAGAAGCACTTCAAGCTTATGATATGTATCAAAATGGAACGGTGATGGAGGTCTTTGCCCAGCGTATACACGATCGCCTCTACTATATGGATGCTTCTGGTATGTGGCCATTTAACCCATTGATGTATTTGTTATTTATGATACCGTATTTTAGTATGTTTTTACTTGGGGCAGCCTTTCATAAGCTACGAATCTTCCAAAATCGAAGCAAACATCGCTCGCTTATGAAACGAGTATTAGTCATTAGCCTTATAATTGGACTCCCAATTAACTTGTTATCAGCTTATGAACCATCGTTTGTAACGGTTGGTGGACCGTTTCTTATGCTTGTCTATGTTATGTCAATCGCATTACTAGTTGACCATCAAGCATGGAAGCTTATGTTAAAGCCATTCGCATCAGTGGGAAGAACGGCGTTTTCAAATTATATTTTCCAATCGATTATTTGTACCACTCTTTTTTATAGCTATGGCTTCGGTTTATATGGAAAAGTAAATCCATTTCTCGGTATCTGGATTTCCATTCTCATTTTTATTTTACAAGTTGTCCTCTCAAAACTTTGGTTACGCAACTATCGAATGGGTCCATTAGAATGGGTATGGCGAACGGTTACTTACGGAGAAGTACAGCCGTTAAAACGTGTAGAAAAAATGAACTGA
- a CDS encoding LacI family DNA-binding transcriptional regulator: protein MKTIADIAKIAGVAKSTVSRYLNGGSVSEATKQKIEQAINETGYTPNPFAQSLKAKKTSFIGTIVPRLDSYAASHTLMGIDEYLKEHHYQMIISNTSQKIEREIEQIYHFASQKVAGIIMLATEITDAHLQAFEKVNIPILLVGQEHKEVHCILHDDYQAAYAIGEYVLQKGHRKIAYLGVTEKDIAVGKRRKQGFKAAIEKEECEVRFFETSFNKFEAQNKAAELLAEFNPTIIVCATDNIALGALRAAQLKGLKVPKDISITGFGGYDVTEIIHPGLTTAKFFYQEAGRMAAQNILNLVKEKEVPLVTVSSFEIIERESVDSIRTFHL, encoded by the coding sequence ATGAAGACGATTGCCGATATCGCCAAAATTGCAGGCGTTGCGAAAAGTACTGTTTCTCGCTATTTAAATGGGGGATCTGTCAGTGAAGCGACGAAGCAAAAGATTGAACAAGCGATCAATGAAACGGGGTACACGCCGAATCCGTTTGCCCAAAGCTTAAAGGCGAAAAAAACAAGCTTCATTGGAACGATTGTCCCTCGCTTAGATTCATATGCGGCGTCGCATACGCTGATGGGAATCGATGAGTATTTAAAAGAACATCACTATCAAATGATTATCTCGAATACGAGTCAAAAGATAGAGCGAGAAATTGAACAAATTTATCATTTTGCGAGCCAAAAGGTTGCTGGCATCATTATGTTAGCAACGGAAATAACGGATGCTCACTTACAAGCCTTTGAAAAGGTGAACATTCCCATTCTGCTTGTCGGGCAAGAACATAAAGAGGTTCATTGTATTCTTCACGATGATTATCAAGCGGCATATGCCATTGGAGAGTATGTACTCCAAAAAGGCCATCGTAAAATCGCTTATTTAGGTGTGACAGAGAAAGATATTGCCGTTGGTAAAAGACGAAAGCAAGGGTTTAAGGCAGCCATAGAAAAGGAAGAATGTGAAGTTCGATTTTTTGAGACGAGCTTCAATAAATTTGAAGCGCAAAATAAAGCTGCAGAGCTTCTCGCTGAGTTTAATCCGACTATTATCGTATGTGCTACGGATAATATCGCCCTCGGAGCGTTGCGTGCCGCTCAACTAAAAGGATTAAAAGTTCCAAAAGATATCTCTATCACGGGGTTTGGGGGGTATGATGTGACGGAGATCATTCATCCAGGGCTTACCACGGCTAAATTTTTCTATCAGGAAGCAGGGAGGATGGCAGCTCAAAACATATTAAACCTCGTGAAAGAAAAAGAAGTGCCTCTCGTTACCGTTTCAAGTTTTGAAATAATTGAACGAGAAAGCGTTGACAGCATTCGGACATTTCATTTATAA
- a CDS encoding L-lactate dehydrogenase, which yields MANEHVNRVVVIGTGFVGSSYAFALMNQGISDELVLIDLHESKAIGDVMDLNHGKVFAPQPTNIWYGDYSDCKEADLVVICAGANQKPGETRIDLVDKNIQIFKTIVHSVMESGFDGIFLVATNPVDILTYATWKFSGLPKERVIGSGTILDTARFRYLLGDYFDVAPNNVHAYIIGEHGDTELPVWSHAEIGSIPVDQFLKRNASYKQEDLEKIFMNVRDAAYQIIEKKGATYYGIAMGLVRITKAILHNENAILTVSAYLDDEYGEKDIYIGVPAIINRSGIREVLEIALNEAEQQQFKHSVKVLKEIVAPRLADVHQPK from the coding sequence ATGGCGAATGAGCATGTAAATCGAGTAGTGGTAATTGGTACAGGTTTTGTAGGGTCTAGTTATGCGTTTGCTCTTATGAATCAAGGGATTTCCGATGAACTGGTACTCATTGACTTACATGAGAGTAAAGCAATAGGCGATGTCATGGATTTAAATCACGGAAAAGTGTTCGCACCACAGCCGACAAATATTTGGTACGGTGATTATTCGGATTGTAAAGAGGCCGATTTAGTGGTCATTTGTGCTGGAGCGAATCAAAAACCTGGAGAGACGAGAATTGATCTTGTAGATAAAAATATTCAAATCTTTAAAACCATCGTACATTCTGTTATGGAAAGTGGGTTTGACGGAATTTTTCTTGTGGCGACAAACCCAGTTGATATTCTAACGTATGCGACTTGGAAGTTTAGTGGCTTGCCGAAAGAGCGTGTAATAGGTTCCGGTACCATTTTAGACACTGCACGGTTTCGTTACTTATTAGGCGACTATTTTGACGTTGCACCGAACAATGTCCATGCGTATATCATCGGAGAGCATGGGGATACAGAGCTTCCTGTATGGAGTCACGCCGAAATTGGAAGCATTCCAGTCGATCAATTTTTGAAGCGAAATGCATCATATAAGCAAGAAGATTTGGAGAAGATCTTCATGAATGTAAGAGATGCAGCGTATCAAATCATTGAGAAAAAAGGTGCAACGTACTACGGCATTGCCATGGGGCTTGTTCGAATTACGAAAGCCATCCTCCATAACGAAAACGCAATTTTAACCGTATCTGCTTATTTGGATGACGAATATGGAGAAAAAGATATTTACATTGGGGTACCTGCCATTATTAATCGTAGTGGGATTCGTGAGGTGCTTGAGATAGCCTTAAATGAAGCGGAACAGCAACAATTTAAGCATAGTGTAAAAGTATTAAAGGAGATTGTTGCGCCTCGTCTAGCCGATGTCCATCAACCAAAATAA
- the bioF gene encoding 8-amino-7-oxononanoate synthase, with amino-acid sequence MHTRDWLMDATEQLKAEGKYRQLQTMESSPSPIVTINGRHYLMAASNNYLSLAADERIKQAAIDAIKTYGVGSTGSRLTTGNTHHHIELEESIARFKGEEACLLFSSGYLANVGVISSLVGKEDCILSDELNHASIIDGCRLSKGKTMIYQHVNMKDLESKLKESQSYKRRFIVTDGVFSMDGNIAPLPNIVELAKKYDAFVIVDDAHATGVLGESGRGTCEYYGVNVDATIGTLSKAIGAEGGFVVGSHQLIDYLRNKARTFIFQTGLPPAVAFAANRAVKMMEQDPERRRRLYQLQKSLRKKLRNLDFHVLGEDTPIIPVLIGGAKEAVHFAEQLKEFGVFAPAIRPPTVPEGMSRIRLTVMASFTEEHIEMIVKAFEKARTVTTPK; translated from the coding sequence TTGCATACCCGTGATTGGTTGATGGACGCTACGGAGCAATTGAAAGCTGAAGGGAAATATCGCCAATTACAAACGATGGAATCGTCTCCCTCTCCAATCGTGACTATTAATGGTCGGCATTATCTGATGGCTGCTTCAAATAATTACTTGAGTCTAGCAGCGGATGAGCGAATAAAGCAAGCAGCGATTGATGCAATCAAAACATATGGGGTCGGCAGTACAGGCTCCAGACTGACGACCGGCAATACCCATCATCATATTGAGCTAGAAGAATCAATCGCCCGTTTTAAAGGTGAGGAGGCATGCTTACTTTTCTCGAGCGGCTATTTAGCAAATGTTGGCGTTATATCTAGTTTAGTAGGAAAAGAAGATTGTATTTTAAGTGATGAATTGAATCATGCCAGCATCATCGATGGGTGTCGGTTAAGTAAGGGAAAAACAATGATTTATCAACATGTGAATATGAAGGATCTAGAAAGCAAGTTGAAAGAATCTCAATCTTATAAACGGCGGTTTATTGTAACGGATGGCGTTTTTAGTATGGATGGGAACATTGCGCCATTACCTAATATTGTGGAACTAGCGAAAAAGTACGATGCATTTGTAATTGTCGATGACGCACATGCTACTGGGGTTCTTGGAGAGAGTGGACGAGGGACGTGTGAATATTATGGAGTGAATGTGGATGCGACGATTGGCACGTTAAGTAAAGCGATAGGAGCCGAAGGTGGATTTGTTGTGGGGAGTCATCAGCTCATTGATTACTTACGGAATAAGGCGCGCACCTTTATTTTTCAAACAGGTCTGCCACCGGCAGTTGCCTTTGCAGCCAATCGGGCCGTCAAAATGATGGAACAAGACCCTGAAAGAAGGCGGCGACTTTATCAATTGCAAAAAAGTTTGCGAAAGAAGTTGCGGAATTTAGACTTTCACGTGTTGGGGGAGGATACCCCAATTATTCCTGTTTTAATTGGTGGAGCGAAAGAAGCTGTTCATTTTGCGGAACAGTTAAAAGAGTTTGGGGTATTTGCACCAGCTATTCGTCCTCCTACTGTACCTGAAGGAATGAGTCGAATTCGATTAACGGTAATGGCTAGTTTTACAGAGGAACATATTGAGATGATTGTTAAAGCATTTGAAAAAGCGCGGACAGTAACGACCCCTAAGTAA
- a CDS encoding glycoside hydrolase family 32 protein, which translates to MEWTREQRYTRIEEVSEEMYVALEEKVKKSKWRQTFHIQPPTGLLNDPNGFSYYNGEYHLFYQWFPLGPVHGIKYWYHTKSKDLVHWENVGIAIRPNDAIDSHGAYSGSGIEHEGKLHLFYTGNTRDEQWIRHPYQCLAVMDDQLHIVKRKQAVIEDVPTGYTEHFRDPKVWKHKDTFYMLIGAQRENETGCVVLYSSKDLLNWSFEGEIKTTLDEFGYMWECPDYFELDGKGVLIFSPQGLESIEDAYQNIYQSGYLTGDELNLETKTFSHDEFHELDRGFDFYAPQTMVDVKGRRILVGWMGLPEIEYPTDVDGWAHCLTLPRELSIQNGKLIQRPIRELEKLRKSEHQAEFILKNEKRTHESFNGTRYELICDFTNKAADQFGIEIRASSEEKTTISFDVKEEKLIFDRTLSGVEVPGKEYGTIRKCHVKGESLKLHIFVDTSSVELFVNDGEEVFTSRIFPKQGSDGIRFFANGGEAVVRAKIYELSSMNES; encoded by the coding sequence ATGGAATGGACGAGAGAACAGCGATACACACGAATTGAAGAAGTATCAGAAGAGATGTATGTGGCATTAGAAGAAAAAGTGAAAAAGAGCAAGTGGCGTCAAACATTTCACATTCAGCCACCAACAGGACTGTTAAATGACCCAAACGGATTTTCATACTACAACGGGGAATATCACTTGTTCTATCAATGGTTTCCTCTAGGCCCTGTTCATGGAATTAAATATTGGTATCACACAAAATCAAAGGACCTCGTTCATTGGGAGAATGTCGGAATCGCCATTCGTCCCAATGATGCGATTGATTCTCACGGTGCATACTCGGGTAGTGGAATTGAACACGAAGGAAAGCTCCACCTGTTTTATACAGGTAACACGCGAGATGAACAATGGATTCGCCACCCTTATCAATGTTTAGCCGTTATGGATGACCAGCTGCATATTGTGAAAAGAAAACAAGCAGTTATTGAGGATGTGCCGACTGGTTACACAGAACATTTTCGTGATCCGAAAGTATGGAAGCACAAGGATACATTTTATATGCTCATTGGCGCACAACGTGAAAATGAGACTGGCTGTGTCGTTTTATATTCTTCGAAGGATTTGCTTAACTGGTCTTTTGAAGGCGAAATTAAAACGACATTAGACGAGTTTGGCTACATGTGGGAATGTCCTGATTACTTTGAATTAGATGGAAAAGGAGTTCTCATTTTCTCTCCTCAAGGATTAGAGTCAATAGAAGATGCCTATCAAAATATATATCAATCAGGCTATCTAACTGGTGATGAACTTAATTTAGAAACGAAGACATTTTCACATGATGAATTTCATGAACTAGATCGCGGCTTTGATTTTTATGCACCACAAACGATGGTGGATGTAAAAGGGCGCCGAATTCTCGTTGGTTGGATGGGGCTTCCAGAAATTGAATACCCAACGGATGTAGATGGATGGGCTCACTGTTTAACATTACCGCGCGAATTGTCGATTCAAAATGGGAAGCTGATTCAACGACCGATACGTGAACTGGAGAAGCTACGTAAAAGTGAACATCAGGCAGAATTCATTTTGAAGAATGAAAAACGTACTCACGAATCGTTTAACGGAACTCGTTATGAATTAATTTGTGATTTCACGAATAAAGCAGCTGATCAATTCGGAATTGAAATTCGTGCTAGCAGCGAAGAGAAAACGACGATTTCGTTTGACGTGAAAGAGGAAAAGCTTATCTTTGATCGAACTTTATCAGGAGTTGAAGTTCCAGGAAAAGAATATGGAACGATTCGAAAGTGTCATGTAAAAGGAGAAAGTCTGAAGCTGCATATCTTTGTCGATACGTCTTCGGTTGAATTGTTTGTGAATGATGGAGAAGAAGTGTTTACAAGCCGCATTTTCCCGAAACAAGGAAGTGATGGAATTCGTTTCTTTGCAAATGGTGGAGAGGCAGTTGTACGTGCTAAGATATATGAACTTTCTTCTATGAACGAATCATAA
- a CDS encoding carbohydrate kinase family protein: MKQLFSIGEVLIDFIPLQKGKALKDVIGFERAPGGAPANVAAAVSKYGGKASMITKLGKDAFGDFLIEELEAVGVETDKIKRTKEANTGLAFVSLREDGERDFSFYRNPSSDLLLTEDEIKEEWFEKGDILHFCSVDLVESPMKYAHEKAIQAVKDNGGIVSFDPNVRLPLWEHPEDCRKTILAFLPKAHIIKISDEELEFITGIKDEQQAIQSLFTGDVKAVIYTKGANGADLYLKDSFFTSKGFKVEVQDTTGAGDAFIGGFLYKLLEKKATLNNLEQLLKENQMEILAFANASGAITTTGKGAISSIPTNEEIDLFLNKN; the protein is encoded by the coding sequence GTGAAACAATTATTTTCAATAGGTGAAGTTTTAATTGATTTTATCCCGTTACAAAAAGGGAAGGCGTTAAAGGATGTGATCGGATTTGAGCGTGCTCCAGGTGGGGCTCCTGCCAATGTGGCTGCTGCTGTTTCGAAATACGGTGGAAAAGCATCCATGATCACCAAGTTAGGAAAGGACGCATTCGGTGATTTTCTCATTGAAGAATTGGAGGCAGTAGGAGTTGAAACGGATAAGATCAAACGAACAAAGGAAGCAAATACAGGACTTGCATTTGTTTCTCTCCGTGAAGATGGGGAACGAGACTTTTCGTTTTATCGTAATCCATCCAGTGATCTTCTTTTAACAGAAGATGAAATAAAAGAGGAATGGTTTGAGAAAGGAGATATTCTTCACTTTTGCTCGGTTGATCTCGTTGAAAGTCCGATGAAATACGCTCATGAAAAAGCGATTCAAGCTGTTAAAGATAATGGGGGAATCGTTAGTTTCGACCCGAATGTCCGCTTGCCGTTATGGGAACATCCGGAAGATTGTCGTAAGACGATATTAGCGTTTCTTCCTAAAGCGCACATTATTAAAATTTCAGATGAAGAACTTGAATTTATTACGGGAATTAAAGATGAACAACAAGCTATCCAAAGTTTGTTTACAGGTGATGTGAAAGCGGTGATTTACACAAAAGGTGCCAACGGTGCGGATCTTTATTTAAAGGACAGCTTTTTCACTTCCAAAGGCTTTAAGGTAGAGGTTCAAGACACAACAGGTGCTGGTGATGCATTTATTGGGGGATTTTTATACAAACTTCTCGAAAAAAAAGCGACCCTTAATAATCTTGAACAACTATTAAAAGAAAACCAAATGGAAATTTTAGCATTTGCAAACGCAAGTGGTGCAATTACCACGACAGGAAAAGGAGCAATCTCCTCTATTCCAACGAACGAGGAAATTGATTTATTTCTGAACAAGAACTAA
- a CDS encoding LCP family protein, with amino-acid sequence MRRSRERKKKRRKLRILLTVVAILFLVGAGYAFTVYQSFSSALKNMHEGIDRQSDLRDSSISLSKKDPFSILLLGVDERENDKGRSDTMIVMTINPNEESVHMLSIPRDTRAEIVGNGTIEKINHAYARGGIEMSMASVENLLDIPIDHYIQVNMEGFVDIVEAVGGVTVVNDMDLNYQGYHFPEGELNLNGEEALVYSRIRKGDPRGDFGRQLRQKQVISAVIDQGASLSSLWKFDGIFDALGDNIKTSLSFEEMMDVQKHYRSAASNIHQHQFEKGTNQTIDRLSYYVVNEEELAEYQTMLKKHLELD; translated from the coding sequence ATGAGAAGAAGTCGCGAGAGAAAAAAGAAGCGTAGAAAACTTCGCATTCTCTTAACGGTTGTTGCCATTCTATTCCTTGTAGGTGCCGGATATGCGTTTACCGTTTACCAATCTTTTTCAAGTGCACTCAAAAATATGCATGAGGGGATTGATCGACAATCGGACTTGCGTGATAGTTCGATTTCTTTAAGTAAAAAAGACCCCTTTTCGATTCTTTTATTAGGAGTCGACGAACGTGAGAATGATAAAGGTCGTTCGGATACAATGATTGTCATGACGATTAACCCTAACGAGGAATCCGTTCATATGTTAAGTATTCCACGGGATACGCGAGCGGAAATCGTCGGAAATGGAACGATCGAAAAAATTAACCACGCATATGCACGCGGTGGTATTGAAATGTCCATGGCTTCTGTTGAAAATCTGTTAGACATTCCGATTGATCATTATATCCAGGTTAATATGGAAGGATTTGTTGATATAGTCGAGGCGGTCGGTGGAGTCACTGTTGTCAACGATATGGATTTAAACTATCAAGGGTATCATTTCCCAGAAGGAGAACTGAACCTTAATGGGGAAGAAGCACTCGTTTATTCAAGGATTCGAAAAGGAGACCCACGGGGTGATTTCGGACGTCAATTACGACAAAAACAAGTCATATCTGCCGTTATCGATCAAGGTGCCAGCCTATCTTCCCTTTGGAAGTTTGACGGAATCTTTGATGCGCTTGGGGATAATATCAAAACGAGTCTTAGCTTTGAAGAAATGATGGATGTTCAAAAGCATTACCGTTCGGCTGCCTCAAACATTCATCAACACCAGTTTGAAAAGGGAACGAACCAGACCATTGATCGACTATCCTATTATGTAGTAAACGAAGAAGAATTGGCAGAGTACCAAACGATGTTGAAGAAACATTTAGAGCTTGATTAA
- a CDS encoding sucrose-specific PTS transporter subunit IIBC — translation MKYDQIAKDILEAIGGKENISAAAHCATRLRLVLHDEGKVNQEALDNMEIVKGTFSTGGQFQIILGSGTVNTVFNEMSKLTGIEGMSTKDVKDAGAKNLNPLQRLVKLLSDIFVPIVPAIVAGGLLMGINNLLVAQDLFIEGQSLVEAYPEMADLAALINTFANAAFVFLPILIGFSATQRFGGNPYLGATLGMLMVHPDLLNGWGYGGALANGEIPVWSIFGFEIEKVGYQGTVLPVLVAAYILSKTEQTLRKFIPSALDNLLTPLLTIFITGILTFTAVGPITRSAGNLLTDGLVWVYDTTGFIGGAIFGLVYAPIVITGMHHSFIAVETQLLADIVKTGGSFIFPVAAMSNVAQGAATLAVFMLTRDGKMKGLASASGISALLGITEPAMFGVNLKLRYPFIGAIIGAAVSSAFITLFKVKAIALGAAGLPGIISIKAGSVTMYIIGMLISFVVAFVTTVILAKRAAKKENVAQKAA, via the coding sequence ATGAAATACGATCAAATTGCGAAGGATATTTTAGAGGCGATTGGCGGAAAAGAAAACATTTCTGCTGCGGCCCATTGTGCTACTCGCTTACGTCTAGTGTTACATGATGAAGGAAAAGTAAATCAAGAAGCGCTTGATAATATGGAAATTGTCAAAGGCACGTTTTCCACAGGGGGACAATTTCAAATTATTTTAGGTTCAGGAACAGTAAATACTGTTTTCAATGAAATGAGTAAGTTGACAGGGATCGAAGGAATGTCAACGAAAGACGTAAAAGATGCTGGAGCGAAAAACTTAAATCCATTACAACGTTTAGTGAAACTTCTTTCGGACATTTTCGTTCCAATTGTACCAGCCATTGTAGCTGGCGGTTTATTAATGGGAATTAACAACTTATTAGTGGCTCAAGATTTATTCATCGAAGGGCAATCTCTTGTCGAAGCTTACCCAGAAATGGCTGATTTAGCAGCGCTCATTAATACGTTCGCGAATGCCGCATTCGTCTTCCTACCAATATTAATCGGATTCTCAGCTACACAACGCTTTGGGGGTAACCCGTACTTAGGGGCAACACTTGGAATGTTAATGGTTCACCCGGACTTATTAAATGGCTGGGGATACGGTGGTGCATTAGCGAATGGAGAAATTCCTGTATGGAGTATCTTTGGCTTTGAAATCGAAAAGGTCGGATATCAAGGGACAGTATTGCCGGTATTAGTTGCGGCATACATTTTATCGAAAACAGAGCAAACGTTACGTAAATTTATCCCATCAGCTTTAGATAATTTATTGACACCGTTATTAACCATCTTTATTACAGGTATTTTAACGTTTACAGCAGTAGGACCAATTACACGCTCAGCGGGTAACTTATTAACAGATGGATTAGTTTGGGTGTATGATACGACAGGGTTTATTGGTGGAGCTATTTTCGGTCTCGTTTATGCTCCGATTGTTATTACAGGTATGCACCACAGCTTCATTGCGGTTGAAACTCAATTGTTAGCAGACATTGTAAAAACAGGTGGGTCATTTATTTTCCCTGTTGCGGCGATGTCTAACGTGGCACAAGGTGCAGCCACTCTTGCCGTATTTATGTTAACGCGTGATGGAAAGATGAAAGGCTTAGCTTCAGCATCAGGTATTTCTGCTTTACTAGGAATTACAGAGCCTGCTATGTTTGGGGTTAACTTAAAGCTTCGCTATCCATTTATCGGTGCAATTATAGGTGCCGCGGTATCTTCAGCATTTATTACACTATTTAAAGTAAAAGCGATTGCGCTAGGAGCTGCTGGATTACCTGGTATCATTTCCATTAAAGCTGGTTCAGTCACAATGTACATTATCGGTATGCTTATTTCTTTCGTTGTTGCCTTTGTCACAACGGTTATTTTAGCTAAACGTGCAGCGAAAAAAGAAAATGTAGCTCAAAAAGCAGCTTAA